From Plodia interpunctella isolate USDA-ARS_2022_Savannah chromosome 18, ilPloInte3.2, whole genome shotgun sequence, a single genomic window includes:
- the LOC128677574 gene encoding A disintegrin and metalloproteinase with thrombospondin motifs adt-2-like isoform X1, whose amino-acid sequence MIVGLCSVILWFVIFPKGLCKQRLTNHINDNSIQYFEQFTNITIPIMIHFDKELTLKLRKSSPHRTRYAMKTISKNVLKKVERLFLQPSLNQRIKLELIDARSLKRRLVNDTNISVYLKRYCTWQGERKNLRKMNYFSVLLTGLDMYHLNRMRKNWKATGRTYKGGVCSTYFSCTLLEWKPRNIVYLLAHEIAHSLGVAHDDDARCLDKRHIMTRQYNPHRRPNTWSVCSRLATLKFLTSQASQCLKNVF is encoded by the exons ATGATTGTTGGACTGTGTTCCGTGATATTGTGGTTCGTAATTTTCCCCAAGGGATTGTGTAAGCAG AGACTCACGAACCACATAAATGACAACTCAATACAGTACTTCGAGCAATTCACCAACATTACTATACCGATAATGATACATTTCGATAAAGAACTAACTCTTAAACTGCGGAAGTCATCACCACACAGAACTAGATACGCTATGAAGACGATATcgaaaaatgtattgaaaaaaGTTGAGAGGTTATTCTTGCAGCCATCGTTAAATCAAAGAATAAAGCTGGAATTGATAGACGCTAGAAGTTTAAAGAGAAGATTAGTGAATGACACAAATATATCAGTGTATTTAAAGAGATATTGTACATGGCAAGGAGAGAGGAAAAATTTAAGGAAAATGAACTATTTTTCAGTACTTCTTACCGGGTTGGATATGTATCATTTAAACAGGATGAGAAAAAATTGGAAAGCGACag GTCGCACCTACAAAGGCGGAGTATGCAGCACCTACTTCAGTTGCACATTATTGGAATGGAAGCCAAGAAATATTGTCTATCTGTTGGCCCATGAAATTGCACATAG TCTTGGAGTGGCTCACGATGACGACGCCCGCTGTTTGGACAAGAGGCACATTATGACAAGGCAGTACAACCCACATAGGAGACCTAACACGTGGTCTGTGTGCAGTCGATTGGCTACGCTGAAATTCTTGAC
- the LOC128677574 gene encoding uncharacterized protein LOC128677574 isoform X2 gives MIVGLCSVILWFVIFPKGLCKQRLTNHINDNSIQYFEQFTNITIPIMIHFDKELTLKLRKSSPHRTRYAMKTISKNVLKKVERLFLQPSLNQRIKLELIDARSLKRRLVNDTNISVYLKRYCTWQGERKNLRKMNYFSVLLTGLDMYHLNRMRKNWKATGRTYKGGVCSTYFSCTLLEWKPRNIVYLLAHEIAHRSQASQCLKNVF, from the exons ATGATTGTTGGACTGTGTTCCGTGATATTGTGGTTCGTAATTTTCCCCAAGGGATTGTGTAAGCAG AGACTCACGAACCACATAAATGACAACTCAATACAGTACTTCGAGCAATTCACCAACATTACTATACCGATAATGATACATTTCGATAAAGAACTAACTCTTAAACTGCGGAAGTCATCACCACACAGAACTAGATACGCTATGAAGACGATATcgaaaaatgtattgaaaaaaGTTGAGAGGTTATTCTTGCAGCCATCGTTAAATCAAAGAATAAAGCTGGAATTGATAGACGCTAGAAGTTTAAAGAGAAGATTAGTGAATGACACAAATATATCAGTGTATTTAAAGAGATATTGTACATGGCAAGGAGAGAGGAAAAATTTAAGGAAAATGAACTATTTTTCAGTACTTCTTACCGGGTTGGATATGTATCATTTAAACAGGATGAGAAAAAATTGGAAAGCGACag GTCGCACCTACAAAGGCGGAGTATGCAGCACCTACTTCAGTTGCACATTATTGGAATGGAAGCCAAGAAATATTGTCTATCTGTTGGCCCATGAAATTGCACATAG